ttttttttttctttcattttgtaagtttcgggcttgggttaattttgcCGGTGTACATATAGATTGTCAAAAATGTCGGGGAAAAGTTGTTCGTGCCTCGAAGTTGGGTTGGCTTTCTCCTTTGAAGCTTTCTGGGCGTGTTGGGGACTGAATCATTGTGCAattgatcatcatatcacatgtggCTAGTTTTTAGATACCGTTGATTGGATGAAGTCCAATCCTAGGGCGCTGGCGCCATTGGTATGAATCACTACAATAATTGTCCTGGCGAGGGTTGACCAAGTGGTAATCGTCCTTACCCCCATTGTCCCATTGGAATACTCAGACTAGACAGGAGGAGTATTTAGGCCCTGATTGCTAACCGCTCAATTCTTAGCTATTTATGTACTTTtattccttgaaaaaaaaaaaatcattttggtaccattaactaatttttctattcccagaAACAGACTAATAGCCGgcgaataaatttggaacataatcaagagGTGAAGAAAAGTTATTTCTACGAATCGAGAATAATTCTAAAAACAAGTCGTCAGCCAAAGAGGAGGCTGGCGAGGTCATTGGCTCTTGTctctggccggtcgccaagCTCGGCCGGTCGCCACCATTGCCGAGGCttggcgaccggctagaggaggaagaagaagagaaggaaaaagaaagggaaaatcttagaaaattatttaaaaattaaaagaaattttatgttataaaaaatttgaaaatcgtaCCAAAcgtattcctatttttttttttttttaatttcagaaatagaaattttgtataattaccaaacacgttcaaatgcttagaaactaatttagaaaacaaaatcaaacaaaattgtTAGTGAGAacataatggttaccaaacaagccTTCAACTACTATCATGTTGAGGATTGGATATCCAATACGAAACCTTTATGCACTTGAGTTTTCTCAATGttattcaattttatcattGGATGGAATTTTAGAATAGTCAAGAAAAACTCAAGCTTGAGCAAACAAACtatgttaattaaaaatacaaagtaAATCCAACTAAACATAAGAGATACaccaaatatttcaaaaatagaatgTCAATCTTTAGCAAATCTTTtaatactccccctcaagttaGCGCATGAAGATCGCGAATGCCCAACTTGCTTATACAAAATGTAAATCGATCTCAACTCAATGCCCTAATAAAAATGTCTGCCCTTTGAAGTCTAATGGGTATGTTCTTGGTTTTAATGGTGCCCGACTGTACATGTTCACAAACAAAGAGGCATTTAATCTCAATATGTTTTGTTCATTTGTGAAATAGTAGGTTTGCTACAATGTGTAAGGTAGCTTGGTTGTCGCAATAAAGACTCATTGGTTTGTGGTGAAATATCTCGAGAGATGCAAGTAAAGTGCCCAACCAAATTAGTTCACTAGTATCAGTTTCCATAGCACGATATTCAACTTCAATTATTGAGAAATTGTGGTTTGCTTCTTGATTCTCTAAGACATAGGACAACCACTGAGCAAGACTAAGTAATGTAACTATTCGTTGAGTTATCGGGCAACTTGCCCAATTGAAATCACAAAAGGCAGTCAAATGAAGCGAAATTAGGACTACTAATAGAATCCTTTATCCTgagtttttcttgaaatatcaAAGAACTCGTATAACGGCTTACCACTGCCACTCCTTTGATTTCTTCAAGAACTGGAAAAGTATGTGGACATAATAACATAATTCAAACCAAGTGATAGTGATATGAAGTAGATGTCCACTAATCGACGATAGCAACTTAGGTTTGTCATGGCAAGTCCAGTCGCTATAGCTAACAAGTGTTGCTACTCCACTAGAAAATTCGTGGATTAGCTGCTAGCATATTGCATTTCGATTGGATATCAAGTATATAATTTCTTTAGCACAAAAATAATCTTGAAGTCGTTCTCACTCCAATTCCCAAAAAGTACTTCAACCAGCCAATATCTTTAATATGAAATCATTCATCAGAGTACGTTTGAGCGCTGCACATTGTTTTGATATTAACATGGCTAAAAAATTGCCGTCACAAAATTGCGTGAACAGTGAGTAATCCACTAgtaattgatcaattttgcgCTTGCAAACTgcttaatattttctcataaaaatgtGATGCAGCaggctctcttttctttttccgctTTAAAATATACATAGTTGTTTGCCCATCCCCACCGAGCTCAACTCAAATTTGACACAGCACTCGTCGTATTCCATGTTcgacaagaagcaaatgaagtCAAGCACGCGTTTAAAATTCTATGATCCGGGAATAATTCTACAAACAAGTGGTCGGCCAAAGACAAGGCCAGCGAGGTCGCTGGCTCTTGTCTCTGGCCGATCGTTGGCCATTGCCGAGGCTaggcgaccggctagaggaagaaggagaagagaagaaaagagagaaaaaaaaaggaaaaatcttagaaaattattaaaaaattaaaaagaaattctacgtcataaaaaaaatttgaggatcataccaaatgcattcttgttcttttttttatttcgagaatagaaattttgtgtagttatcaaacatGTTTGAATGCTCATATCTCATCTaaagaacaaaatcagaaaaaaaaaaaaaaattatgaaccaaAATTGTTACCGAGAATataatagttaccaaacatgcctTTAACTATTATCTTGGTGAGGACTAGATATCCATTTTGAAACCTTTATGCACTTGAGTTTTTTCAATGTTATTCAATTTTATCAGAATTTTAGAATAGACAAGAAAAAACTCAAGCTTGAGCAAACAAACTACGCTTTGTCAAATattatgttaattaaaaataaaaagcatatCCTAACTAAACTTAAGAGGTAcgccaaatattaaaaaaaaatagaatgtgAATCTTTAGAAAATCTTTTGTAATACTCCCCCTTAAGTTAGCGCATGAAGATCACGAATACCCAACTTGCTTATGCAAAATGTAAATCAATCTGAACTCAATGCCCTGATAAAAATATTTACCCTTTGAAGTCTAATGGGTATGTTCTTGGTTTTAATGGTGCCGACGGTACATGTTCACAAAAAAGAGGCATTCAATCTCAAAATGTTTTGTTCGTTTGCGAAATAGTTGGTTAGCTACAATGTGTAAGGCACTTGGTTGTCACAATAAAGACTCATTGGTTTGTCGTGTAATACCCTGAGAGATGCAGGTAAAGTGCACAACCAAATCAATTGACTAATATTAGTTTCCATAGTACGATATTCAGCTTCGATTATCGAGAAATTGTAGTTTGCTTCTTGATAGCTAAGCATTGAGTGATCAGGCAACTTGCCCAATCGAAATCACAAAAGGCAGTCAAATGAAGCGAAGTGAGGACTAATAAAGAATCCATTATCCTGAGTTTTTCTCGAAATATCAAAGAACTCGTGTGACGGCTTATCACTACCGCTCCTTCGATTCTACAAGAACTAGGAAAGTATGTGGACAGAATAACATAATTTAGGCCGAGTGATAGGGATATGAAGTAGATGTCCACCGATCGACGATAGCGATCTAGGTTTGTCATGGCAAGTCAAGTTGTTATAGCTAACAAGTGTTGCTACTCCACTAGAAAATTTGTCGATTAGTTGCTAGCATGTCGCATTTTGGTTGGATatcaaatatataatttctttagcACAAAATTGACCCTGAAGTCGTCCTCACTCCAATTCCCATAAAGTACTTCAATCGGCCAAGATCTTTAATATGAAATCACTCATCCAGGTATGGTTTGAGCGCCACACACTATTTTGATATTAACATGGCTAAAAAATGCCGTCACAAAATTACGTGAACAATGAGTAATCCACTAgtaattgatcaattttgcgCTCGCAAATTgcttaatattttctcataaaaatgtGACAAAggaggctttttttttcctcttaaaaaTATACATACCTGTATTCCCGATCCCAACGAGCTTGACTCAAATTTGACATGGCACCGTCGTATTCCACGTTcgacaagaagcaaatgaagtTACGCACATGTACAAAATTCTACGATCCGGGAATAATTCTACAAACAAGTtgttagccaaaaaaaaaggctgGCGAGGTCTCTGGCCAGTCGCCGGCCATTGCCGAGGCCCCGCGTCggctagaggaggaaggagaagagagggaaaaagaagaaaaaaaaaggaaaaaactttagaaaattatttaaaattttaaaaaattacgtTATAAAAATTGAGGATTGTACCACATGCATTTATGTTCCTTCTTTTATTTcgcaaatataaattttgtgtagttatcaaatacgtttgaatgcttagaaactcatttaaagaataaaatcagaaaaaaaaaatatatttttgaacaaaaattgttaCCATGGATataatgattaccaaacacTCCTTTAACTATATCTTGGCGAGGATTGGATAACCATTTAAAAACCTTTATGAACTTGAGTTTTTTCAATGttattcaattttatcatcGAATGGAATATTAGAATAGACAAGAGAAAACTCAATCTTGAGCAACAAACTACTCTTTATCAAATATTATGttaattagaaagaaaaagtaaatccTAACTAAACATAAGAGATACaccaaatatttaaaaaataaaatgtaaatctTTAGTAAATCTTTTATAATACTCCCTCTCAAGTTAGCACATGAAGATCACGAATGCCCAACTTGCTTATGCAAAATGTAAATCGATCTCAACTCAAAGCCTCGATAAAAATATCTGCCCTTCGAAGTCTAATGGGTATGTTCTTAGTTTTAATGGTGCCCGACTGTACGTGTTCACAAACAAAGAGGCATTCAATCTCAATATGTTTTGTTCATTTGTGAAATACTAGGTTTGCTACGATGTGTAAGGTAGCTTGGTTGTCGCAATAAAGACTCATTGGTTTGTTGTGTAATACCCTGAGAGATGCAAGTAAAGTGCGCAACCAAATCAATTCACTAGTATAACTTCAATTATCGAGAAACTGTGGCCTAGTTCTTGATTCTTTAAGAGGCTGGACAACCATTGGCATGACTAAGTAATTTGTAACTATTCGTTGAGTTATCGGGCAACTTGCCCGATCGAAATCACATAAGGCAATCAAATGAAGTGAAATCAAGACTAATAGTAGGATCCCTTATCCtgagttttttcttgaaatatcaAAGAACTTGTATAACGGCTTACCACCGCCGCTCCTTCGATTTCTACAAGAACTGGAAAGAATGTGGACAGAATAACATAATTCGAGCCGCGTGATAGTGATATGAAATAGATGTCCACTAGTCGATAATAGGGACTTAGGTTTGTCATGGCAAGTCCAGTCGCTATAGCTAACAAGTGTTGCTTCTCCACTAGAAAATTCGTCGATTAGCTACTAGCATGTCGCATTTCGATTGGATATCAAGTATATAATTTCTTTAGCACAAAAATAATCCTAAAGTCGTCCTCACTCCAATTCCAAAAAGTACTTCAATCAGCCAATATCTTTAATACAAAATCATTCATCAAGGTACGTTTGAGCGCCGCACATTATTTTGATATTAACATGGCTTAAAAAGTACAGTCACAAAATTACGTGCTAGTAATCTAGCCCACCGTTGTCAGCTAAAGCAAGCTCGACTAGAAAATACACGATCATCGCCACCATCGTCGTCGTCCCCACCACCTCGTACAAATTCTGTGTCTCATCTCTCTCGCTCCTCGTACGTCCTCCCTCCAAGGGCGTGACTAAACCCGCACAACATAAATTTCAGTATTTCCATGATCGGAGACCTACCTGATTTTCCTAAAAGCCAAGCTAAACCCGGGATTGGGCTGGTCGAGAGTCAATCTAAAGTCGACCTTGGACCAATCCTCACCCCCtaatataaaaatgaacagaTGCACGCTACATCAGCAGCTAAAATTGACACTCGCAAACCGCTCAAACATTTTCTCTCATAAAAAAATGCGACAAAGGAGACTTTCCTCCGCCTTTATGCAGCGGTGCGTGCCCCCACCCCGACCGAGGTCGACTTAGAATCGACACGTGCGCGACCGAACGCGGTCGTATTCCACGTTCCACGGGACCAAAACGAAGGAACGTACGTGTACAAAATCCACTGCCCCCGCCGCGGTCCAGCCCACCGCCATTCGCTACCGCTGCAAGAACCTCGACCAGACAAAACCcaatcgtcgtcgtcgtcgtcgtcgtcgtcgtccccACCTCGTACAAATTCTCTGTCTCTCTTACTCGCTCCCCCGCACAGTCGAGACAAACCAGAGCCGTGGCAAACTCCACACGAAGAAAAACGCCGCCATGTCTCCCTCTctcatcctctccctctcccacctcctcctcctcctcttctccgccgccgccgccgccgccgcgtcgTCTCGCCctctcggcctcgccggcgacggcgacgacagcTCGTCGGCATACGAGGCCCTCGAGGGGTACAACTTCCCGGCGGGCATCCTCCCGCAGGGCGTGACCGGGTACGAGCTCGACCCCTCCACGGGGCGGTTCCGCGCCGACCTGGGCGGCGCCTGCAGCTTCTCCCTCCAGGGGTCGTACCAGCTCCGCTACAAGTCCACGATCGGCGGGTACATCTCCCCGAACAGGCTCGCCAGCCTCACCGGGGTCAGCGTCAAGGTGCTCTTCCTCTGGCTCAATATCATCGAGGTCGAGCGCGTCGGTGACGAGCTCTACTTCTCCGTCGGGATCGCCTCGGCCTCCTTCGGCATCGACAACTTCTTCGAGTCCCCGCAGTGCGGGTGCGGGTTCGAttgcgtcggcggcggcggcgcgaggAAGATCAGGATCAAGGGCCTGGCTTCTTCGATTTAGGG
This region of Eucalyptus grandis isolate ANBG69807.140 chromosome 8, ASM1654582v1, whole genome shotgun sequence genomic DNA includes:
- the LOC120286626 gene encoding uncharacterized protein At5g01610-like; translated protein: MSPSLILSLSHLLLLLFSAAAAAAASSRPLGLAGDGDDSSSAYEALEGYNFPAGILPQGVTGYELDPSTGRFRADLGGACSFSLQGSYQLRYKSTIGGYISPNRLASLTGVSVKVLFLWLNIIEVERVGDELYFSVGIASASFGIDNFFESPQCGCGFDCVGGGGARKIRIKGLASSI